One window of Oreochromis niloticus isolate F11D_XX linkage group LG23, O_niloticus_UMD_NMBU, whole genome shotgun sequence genomic DNA carries:
- the slitrk6 gene encoding SLIT and NTRK-like protein 6, with protein MPPCVIFIGLFLAAVQSQDIHPSEASSSISESCDSLCSCERKDGIFHLNCEQRNISKISQIKVPAGVPFHLNLYKNDLVELRAEEMEGLKSALSLHIGGNSIQELEPGVFSTLGSLKKLHINSNFLVTLKEDTFQGLVNLEFLQADTNFIRVIEPGAFNKLIRLKVLILNDNSIEFLPSNIFRFVPLTHLDLRGNKLQTLPYVGFLEHIGRIMELLLEDNDWVCNCDILHLKIWMENMRAQSSISDVICTTPHDLKGSILAKVKRDILCPSHANIPLEEPSKSLDMVVTPSSKVAQIPKLVNAKDDGRIPTASHIPSSPCVEHCSCHNHPVAGFLMHCQDRGIQKVSDIGILKESPTKLVMTGNMIQKLLKYDFVTYDSLELLNLANNRIDYIDNETFLSLSSLKKLYLNGNRIEKLFSTMFVGLHNLEYLYLEYNLIKEIAPGTFNPLPNLKLLSLNNNLLSSLPAQIFRNVPLAKLNLRKNLLMHLPVSNVLDQLDSLEQIYLEDNPWDCSCDLLSLKQWVEKLRKDTVVGSILCHMPKKVMQTDLRSLHHEVLCPGLGTYHPLPSNEESVTASLGPNSDDRSLLISLTDTIPLSVLILSLLVFVLMVIFCSAGLVVFVVHRRRRRAKKKAAEEQPRENTSGSSPIHLHYSMYGQKTTHHTLTQRTGSATLYEDRSHSPIVQICRNPTYCSQHKEHDADMDYNLDEPSSKHHLCRSIMEKENTSPLTGNPSSKFRSMPGECPAEFVTLSNPNSLYRNILEREKELQQLGITEYLRKNMPQLQPTVDMQVPGHQEEVKLMETIMYSRPHKVMLEQTKNEYFELKANLHTEPDYLEVLEHQTAFN; from the coding sequence ATGCCGCCCTGTGTCATTTTCATCGGCTTGTTTCTCGCTGCGGTCCAATCCCAAGATATCCATCCCTCAGAGGCATCATCCTCCATTAGTGAGTCTTGTGACTCCTTGTGCTCCTGCGAGAGAAAAGACGGCATCTTTCATCTTAACTGCGAGCAGAGAAACATCAGCAAAATCTCCCAAATCAAAGTCCCAGCAGGTGTGCCCTTCCACCTGAACCTTTACAAGAATGACTTGGTTGAGCTCCGTGCTGAGGAAATGGAAGGGCTTAAGAGTGCCCTTTCACTGCACATCGGGGGTAATAGTATACAAGAGCTGGAGCCAGGGGTCTTTAGCACTCTCGGATCGCTGAAAAAACTCCATATAAATAGCAATTTCCTCGTCACACTGAAAGAGGACACTTTTCAAGGCCTGGTGAATTTGGAATTTCTCCAAGCTGACACAAATTTCATACGGGTCATCGAGCCAGGGGCCTTCAACAAACTGATCCGCCTCAAGGTCCTCATCCTCAATGACAATTCCATCGAGTTTTTACCCAGCAACATTTTCCGTTTTGTACCACTCACCCACCTGGACCTACGTGGCAACAAGCTCCAGACACTGCCCTATGTCGGCTTTTTGGAGCATATCGGGCGCATAATGGAACTCCTCCTGGAAGACAATGACTGGGTCTGTAACTGtgacattttacatttaaaaatctgGATGGAGAATATGAGAGCCCAATCATCAATCAGCGATGTGATCTGCACCACACCACATGACCTCAAGGGGTCCATTCTGGCAAAGGTGAAGCGGGACATCCTCTGTCCATCCCACGCCAATATTCCCTTAGAGGAGCCGTCAAAATCACTGGATATGGTTGTTACTCCCTCATCCAAAGTAGCTCAGATTCCCAAGTTGGTCAATGCCAAGGATGACGGCAGAATCCCGACAGCATCTCACATTCCCAGCAGTCCTTGTGTGGAGCACTGTTCTTGTCACAATCACCCCGTGGCTGGGTTTTTGATGCATTGTCAAGACCGAGGAATTCAAAAGGTGTCAGATATTGGAATACTTAAGGAAAGCCCAACTAAGCTCGTTATGACGGGAAATATGATTCAGAAACTTCTGAAGTACGACTTTGTCACATATGATAGTTTAGAATTGCTCAACTTGGCGAACAACAGAATCGATTACATTGATAATGAAACTTTCCTCAGCTTGAGCAGCTTGAAAAAGCTCTACTTAAATGGCAACAGAATTGAAAAGCTGTTCTCTACCATGTTTGTAGGACTGCACAACCTTGAATACCTATATCTGGAATACAACCTCATCAAAGAGATTGCTCCAGGCACATTTAATCCCCTGCCAAACCTGAAGCTGCTGTCATTAAATAACAACCTGCTCAGCTCTCTTCCAGCGCAGATATTTCGCAACGTGCCTCTCGCCAAATTAAACCTGAGAAAAAACCTGCTTATGCACCTGCCAGTGAGCAACGTGCTCGATCAACTCGACTCGCTGGAGCAGATTTATTTAGAGGACAACCCCTGGGACTGCAGCTGTGACTTGCTCAGCCTCAAACAATGGGTAGAGAAACTGAGAAAGGACACAGTGGTGGGCTCCATTTTGTGTCACATGCCAAAGAAAGTGATGCAGACCGACCTGAGAAGCCTTCATCATGAGGTGCTTTGTCCTGGTTTAGGGACCTACCACCCATTGCCCTCAAATGAAGAGAGTGTGACAGCCTCCCTGGGGCCCAACAGCGATGACAGGAGTCTCCTCATCTCACTCACAGACACCATCCCACTGTCTGTGCTCATTTTAAGCCTTCTTGTTTTTGTCCTCATGGTTATATTCTGCTCGGCTGGGCTGGTGGTGTTCGTCGTGCATCGGCGGCGGCGGAGGGCGAAGAAAAAAGCAGCAGAGGAGCAGCCGCGAGAAAACACCAGCGGTAGCTCCCCCATTCACTTGCATTACAGCATGTATGGGCAGAAAACCACTCACCACACTCTGACACAGAGGACGGGGTCCGCCACTCTGTACGAGGACAGGTCGCACAGTCCCATCGTGCAGATCTGCCGCAACCCCACCTACTGCTCTCAGCACAAGGAGCACGACGCCGATATGGATTATAACCTCGACGAGCCCAGCTCCAAGCATCACCTCTGCCGGAGCATCATGGAGAAGGAGAACACATCGCCCCTCACGGGAAACCCCAGCTCAAAGTTCAGATCCATGCCCGGAGAGTGCCCCGCGGAGTTCGTCACTCTCAGCAACCCCAACTCCTTGTACAGGAACATTCTGGAGAGGGAGaaggagctgcagcagctcgGAATAACGGAATACCTGAGGAAAAACATGCCTCAGCTTCAGCCCACTGTAGACATGCAGGTCCCAGGGCACCAGGAGGAGGTGAAACTAATGGAGACGATTATGTACTCAAGACCGCACAAGGTCATGCTTGAGCAAACAAAAAACGAGTACTTTGAACTCAAAGCTAACCTGCATACTGAACCAGACTATTTGGAAGTTCTGGAGCATCAAACTGCATTTAACTGA